The following are encoded together in the Culex pipiens pallens isolate TS chromosome 1, TS_CPP_V2, whole genome shotgun sequence genome:
- the LOC120424254 gene encoding low molecular weight phosphotyrosine protein phosphatase 1-like, with amino-acid sequence MSEKKRALFICLGNICRSPIAEAVFLKTIADAGVAADWEVDSAAIGAWHVGKSPDHRALSTMKKHDLPYDNRARQIKKADFDKYDYIFGMDRENMSDLARLAPGAGSKAKQLLLGDFDGEAPGKMIRDPYYDDGAEGFEQCYVQCVRCCVGFLDKVSKGEI; translated from the exons ATGTCGGAGAAAAAGAGAGCCCTGTTCATCTGTTTAG GCAACATCTGCCGGTCGCCAATCGCCGAGGCGGTCTTCCTGAAGACGATCGCCGACGCCGGTGTGGCCGCCGACTGGGAGGTGGACAGTGCCGCGATCGGTGCCTGGCACGTCGGCAAGAGCCCGGACCACCGCGCGCTGTCCACCATGAAGAAGCACGACCTGCCGTACGACAACCGGGCGCGGCAGATCAAGAAGGCCGACTTTGACAAGTACGACTACATCTTCGGGATGGACCGCGAGAACATGTCCGATTTGGCGCGGCTTGCGCCGGGGGCGGGCTCGAAGGCGAAGCAGCTGCTGCTGGGGGATTTCGACGGGGAGGCGCCGGGGAAGATGATCCGGGATCCGTACTATGACGATGGTGCGGAGGGGTTCGAGCAGTGCTACGTGCAGTGTGTGCGTTGTTGTGTCGGGTTTTTGGACAAGGTGAGCAAGGGGGAGATTTGA